The Chiloscyllium plagiosum isolate BGI_BamShark_2017 chromosome 16, ASM401019v2, whole genome shotgun sequence DNA window AGTATTTCTGAGATTGCTACCCTGGAGGTCTGGCATTTCAACCTATTCCCTGATCCCTGAAACTGAGCCTGCAAGTCCTCCACACAATCCctccctatgttgttggttcACACATGAGCCACACCATTGGTAGTTCACCCTCCCTTTCTAGAAATTAATCTAGACGTTTCATTATATCCCAAACCCTTGCACCAGGAGTCAACAGATAATGATCTCGGCTGCAAACTAAACTGCCCTCCCCCAAACTACTGAATTACCCACGACCATTACTTTACTAATCTGCCTACCAGCTTCCCTCTCACTGTTCTCATAGTAGCCTCAGGCACCATGGTACTGTGAGTTTCCCTCGAGTCATCCACCCAGCTCAGTCGTGTTGTTCACTAAATAGGCTTCTAAGATTTCAGACAGCTCCAAGGAGTCCTGGGTTTCCTGGACCTACTGTCTCCTTTCCTTTAAGCAAATGATCACCCACTCACCTGCCAGATCTATATTCCTACTTGCTTACCTATCATTATGTGGAGTGATCACTGTCTGTAATAACTGTGCCAAAAACCTCTCCTTGTATGGTGTGCAATGAGGACAGTCACTGTTCCAAATCACCCACATATTGTTCAAGGACTGCTACCCTCTAGCATTTCATGCTGATTTGACTGTCCTGAGTGTCTTGTGGATCCGAAACCTCCGCATTTTACATGTCACACACATTACAAGCTTTTCCAGAGTCCCAGAATatattgatttggtttgatttgatttatttatcatCAAGTGTATTTTGGTACAAattatagtgaaaagtgttgtatagtgttgcCACTTATAGgatcttatcttattaagtagcttaACTTATCGTTCACTATGAAACttcttctagaaatccaaatgtaTTGCAACCACTTTATGTCTCCTGCTTGCTATCTCCTCAAAATATCCTAATAAATCTGTCATGCATGATTTCTTCTTCATAAAGACATGCTGACTCTacttgatcatattatgcatttccaaatgctctgcaatTACATCTTTTTGTGAAGGATtcatgttacagtgcagaagaataTTCGGCTTATCATATCTGCACTGGCTTGTTAAAGGAGGATCATTATCTGATGCCAGTTGCCTGCTTTTTCCCTATACTCTTGCACATTATCTTTACCCAAACAATCATTTAattctctcttgaatgcctcaattgaacctgccaccACCATACATCCAAGTAGTATCTTCTGTATCTTAATGACTCGCAGAGTCAAAATGTTTTTCCCCATTTCAGGCTGGCTTCTACCACAAATCATTGAAACTCTAtgcactcctgttctttttatgaGTAGGAAAGCTTTTTCCATGCACACACTATCCAGTTCATGTATAATTTTGAAAAACGTTAACTAATCTCCTCTTAACCATCTTCCCTCCAAAGAGAATAGTCCCAATTTCTTCACTCAATTCccataattgaagttcctcatccctggaactattcttgtaaacAACTTCTGCAGTCTCAACAGTGTGttcacttccttcctataatgcagctgCTACACAATAATCCAATTGAGGTGTAACAAACAAAAATGTTCGACATCACTTCCTTGCTCACATACACTATGCCCATATTAATAAAGCCAATGATCTCTGCTTTGCTTActgttctttctctctgtcctgcCATTTCCAATAATCTTGGCATATATAcaccaggtctctctgctcctgcaccactCTCAGAGTTGTACCCCTATTTAACATTGTGTTTcaatattcttcctaccaaaatgcatctcctcacaCTACTGAAATGTATCTGCCATCAGTCTGCTCACTCCATCAACTTATCAATGTCCTTCTGGAATTCTGCACTGCCCTTCTTACAGTTTAAGATTCTTTCAAGTTTtgcattatctgcaaactttgaaattgctcCTGCACATCAAGATgcaatcattaatatatatcagaaaTCAAGAGGATTTAATAGACTAACGTTTTGATGGTACTTTTTCTCTAGTGCCTTTATTTCTTCAATTCCTTTTGCCTCCCTGATTATttagtgttagaacatagaagaatacagcgcagtacaggccctttggccctcgatgttgcgccgatccaagcccacctaacctatactaacccactatcctccatatacctatccaatgcccgcttaaatgcccataaagagggagagtccaccactgctgctggcagggcattccatgaacttacgactcgctgagtgaagaacctacccctaacttcagtcctatatctacccccccttaatttaaagctatgcccccttgtaatacccgactccatacgcgggaaaaggttcacactgtcaaccctatctaaccccctaatcatcttgtacacctcaatcaagtcacccctaaaccttcttttctctaatgaaaacagccccaagtatctcagtctatcctcatacgatcttccttccataccaggcaacatcctggtaaacctcctctgcacccgttccagtgcctccacatccttcctatagtatggcgaccaaaactgcacacaatattccagatgcggccgcaccagagttttatacaactgcatcatgacctcaggactccggaactcaattcctctaccaataaaagccagtacgccatatgccttcctcaccgcactattttgCAGTGTTCTTAGTGCCTTctgctgtgaagactgatgcaaattatttcttCAATTCCACTTCAATGCTTGCTTCCCCATTATTACTTCCCTAGCCTCTTTCTTGATGCGGCCTATATTCATTTTGTTCCCTATCTTGATTTTATATATTTGTTCCTGGCACCTTGGTATTACTTGCAGTAGCCTCAAAGTTTATCTTCTCCCTATTTAAGTTTTTTTGGGTTGTTTGTTGGTTTTTAGATTGTTTGTTAGATTTCCTAATCTTCTGATTTACCATTAATCTTTCCTGCTGGCAGGGAACTATGTCGAGAGTATAAAATACAGAATAGGCTCTTAGCTGAGAGAATAGTCAGAGAATGGAATACTCTGCAGATGATAGCTGCacacacatttttaagcaatgaGACATGTAGTGCCCCAACAGTGAGGGGCATTTATAGAGGTCTAATAGGTCTTTGAGGTATCTACTTTCTTGGTAAAGTGACCAACAGATGACAGTATCTTGTGATTGCTCTGTGtactctgaacccttcccatccGAATCCAAAATGAATTATTTGCAAGTTATGATTGCATGATGTCGCACCTAGCATTATACTCACAGTGGGGGTGTAGAGAGGTTTGATTCATGACTTACAGTACCCTTGAAAGTCTCTCAAGTATTGTATTGTGGCAAGTGTCTGTCTTTTTAAAGTCAGTGGTGATAAATTCTGCCTCATTGAGATCTCTATGTACAGTTAAGGTCAAGGTTGCATTGAGGAACCTTGGCAAAACTAAATGcaatggaaatcaggaggtaAACTCTCCACTgcctggagtcatacctggcatgtaGGAAGATAGCTGTGATGGTTAgagctcagtcatctcagcttcaggacatctctgctggagtttCTCAGGATAATGTCTTAGaggcaaccatcttcagctgtttcatcaatgatctttccttcatcataaagtcagaagtgggatattcactgatgcttacacaatgttcagcaccattcgtgactgcttagatactgaagcagtcaatgttcaaaaacagcaagagctggacaatatccagacctGTGCTGAAAActgcaagtaatatttgcaatgCATACAAATGTAATGACCATCTcgaataagagacaatccaaaCATTGCTCTTGAAAAAAATggtgtttccatcactgaattccccacaacTAAtgtcctgggggttactattgaccataaactgaactgaactagccagaGACTGTAATAGAAGGGCAGAAACGATTAATactgctcattacctcctgaCCCCTCACAGCCTGTCCACAGCAGgactgtaatggaatactctttacttgcctggatgactgcagttcAAACTGCTTTATTGGCCCCAGAATCACCATAATTCAGTCACTCCACTACTGATGTTTAGTAGCAGCATTCTATACTATCTATAAgacgtactgcagaaattcaccaaagatctttagacagcacatttcaaacccacaaccataaatcttgaaagacaagggcagcagatacatgggaacaccatcacctgcaagttcacctctaagccactcaccatcctgtcttggaaatagatctctgttccttcactgtttctggatcaaaatgctggaattcctccCTAATGGAattatagcacatggactgcgacagttcaagaaggcagcaaaAACCCCAAAGGTGAACAAAGGAACATTTGCAAGTGCAAATAACACGGTGATCATCACCTATGACTAGCATTTGAACCAACACTTTCACAGTGCGTGCATTGCAAATGCGTGATGTCATTATTACAAAGAAAGTGTAACTTAAGTTGCAGGTGCATGATTGacactttatccatgccagtcTTCCACATCATATTTtgatattagattacattacagtgtggaaacaggcccaacaagtccacaccgacccgctgaagcgaaacccacccatacccctaacctaacactacgggcaatttagtatggccaattcacctggccctgcacatcttttggactgtgggaggaaaccggagcacccggaggaaacccacgcagacacggggagaacgtgcaaactccacacagtcagtcgcctgaggcgggaatggaacccgggtctctggcgctgtgaggcagcagtgctaaccactgtgtcactgtgccacccacaatatgTCACACTTTTCTGATGTATAACCACAACTTCGTTCAAGGTCCTCATGTAACAGAGTGATTCTACACTGTCAGTGTCCACTGAGTTTGCTCCAACCTATGCATTCAGCCTGACATTACGAGGAGTGAGTGGAGCATTTGTAACACTAAGATCTCAGGAGGCAGTTCAGTTGTCTCGTGGGCAAAAATTTCTGCCTGAAGTTTGCTCACAAAGCTTCAGACTTCTTCCTTGTCTCTCgtaatattcctgaagaagggcttatgcccgaaatgtcgattctcctgctcctcggattctgcctggcccgctgtgtttttccaacaccacatttttcaactctggtactccagcatctgcagtcctcactttctcgtaatATTATCCAATTATCACTCACTGGGCGCGGATGGTATTTTATAAtccatctgttcagagatgttgttccCTGGAGCAGTGAGACTTGAGCCGGGACCTCGCCTATCTCTGAGTGGAATTCAGTGTCAGTCAATCGAGATGTTGGAGGTGGTCACGAGTCCTCGCTCCACCCCACTGTATAAATGACGGAGTCCAGAACCGATGATGTGCAGTTTGCTCTCGCTCTGACCAGCACTAAAATGGAATACAGAAGTGATCAAGTGGCGATGAATCCCTGCCCTTACCCATACCAGGGGCAAAAGCAGTTCGGCCAGACGGTGACCAGCACCGTCGTGAACGTCGGCCCAAATGTGACCTCGGTCCGAGATCATTTCCTCTGGTCTATGTTCAACTCCTTCTACCTGAATTTCTGCTGCCTCGGCTTCGTGGCGCTGGTCTTCTCGGTTAAAGTGAGTGCGGACTCGGGGCAGTCCACCCAGGGAGGCTGTAGAACCTGGACAAGGGGTGGGGTTGTGGCAACAGAGCCCTGGGATGGGGAGGTGGGGGCTGCAGAGGCGGCTGTTCGGTAATGTGACTGTCAGGAGTATTTCGCAGTTTCTGAATATGGTGGGCGTTGTTGATAGCCCACTGTGTTCTGGTATCGGTGGATATCTGCCGTCATGTAAGATTTGGGTTCGTTTCTTATCCAGTGAACTGTCACAGTCTGATAACAACACGATTAGACAATGGATCGTGAAACAGAGTGCAGCATGTAAAGAGATCATTTAGCCCGTCCACCCTGTGCTGGCTGTTATGCTTGACCGCTCAGCCCTGCTTAAATGTCCTTCTTATTAGTTGGTATCCCCAAATTCCTGCCCCAAGTTATTTATGGCTTGAGTTTCCAGTAACTTTCCGGACAAAATATTCCACATCCTGAGAACTGAGTGAAATCATTTCTCTTTTTCTCCTCGCTTTTTTTCATCGATGTTAAATTCTCAAACCAGAGGGAGTCTGTTTTTCTCGAATTTATCGAAAATCTTTCATCTTGAAAAATCCCTATTTAGTCACCTCTTGAAAAGGAAAGCAGTCCTGATTGTTCCAACCCCTTAAAACGGAGTCCCTGCTAACATCCTTGATTAACTTTTTTGATTCAAAAGGGGAAAGCAGATGTGTAATCTCATGAAGGCTTTATGAGATTAAAATGAGGAAGGAGTAGATTTCCTAGGTgtgagcagttctgaggaagggtcactccaccAGAAATgttacctgctgagcttttccagcaatttctgtttttgtttatcttAACTGGTTGTTTGGTTACTGTAGTCTGAACTATGTGTCATGAAGATATAGTCCAGGCCATTTGATCAGAACTGTCAGACCAGACAACTTCTGACATTTTACTGAGCACAACTGTTGTGcaacattcacactgaacactcTCAGATTTGTTTTGGGTGGGATCTGCAGTTGTAAATTTGGGCAATCCAGCCAATCTCCTAATTCAATGTCACTGTAAAAAGGGGTTATTTGAAATATTCCACTGTTTTGCAATGTTACTTTTTGGATGTGAATCATGAGTAATCGATGGTCTTTCTTGTCATGTTAAGCAATTTACTCAATGTGACAAACCCTTTGGTATTTAATGCTTGAAATTATTATATTCAAGGTGCAAGAATTCTCTAGAATTCTTTCATCATGTCAAAGGAAATATGCTCAACAGTGAGAACTCTATTCTTCACTGCAAGGTAGTTTGCAAAAGCAGTTTACAAAAGTATCAGAACTTTAAGCTTACGGCTAGCACTGAGATTTTCAAACCTGGCTGTTAACAAATTAACACTTGTTTTCTTTCAGAGCCGAGATCGCAAAGTCGTGGGAGATGTAGAAGGAGCTAAGAATTATGCATCAACATCACGAGGTCTCAACATTGCAGCCACAGTTCTGAGCATCTTGATTTTCATAATCATCATTGCTTTGCTCTTTGCTGGCATATTAAGTCTTCCGTCA harbors:
- the LOC122557761 gene encoding dispanin subfamily A member 2b-like produces the protein MTESRTDDVQFALALTSTKMEYRSDQVAMNPCPYPYQGQKQFGQTVTSTVVNVGPNVTSVRDHFLWSMFNSFYLNFCCLGFVALVFSVKSRDRKVVGDVEGAKNYASTSRGLNIAATVLSILIFIIIIALLFAGILSLPSRYQHNMG